ACAGGCTGGGGAGAAGGCAAGGGTCAGAGTTGAAGGTGACCTTGTCTTGTCCTGAAGGGTGAAAGGAAGCCCTACAGCACCATCCCTTGGTTGGGGCAAAGGTCAGAGTGCTGGATGAAGACTATAAACGGGCCAGTACAAACCCCTGACATCtctggaagaggaagaaaaacaacACAATTTTTAAATCTCTATGAAATCACCAGTGAGTTGTGGTGCTTGCGCCCCAGGAATGATGCAGGCAGGCGGGTTTCTAAACAAGGGGCACGGTGGACCCTTCTACTGAAATACCACATATTTATCCTATGCTTCCTGCTCCTGAATGCTGTGTTCGCATAACTTGCCTTTTAGGGAAAATGATATTGTTGAGAACGAGCTTCAGATGCATCCAAAGTTCCTTAAATTTCACCCCGGCTGCCTTCAGACTTAAGCTTTAATAGCAATCTTTTTTGGCTAAGGGTCATCTTGCAGTGCCAGTAattgagggaaaaagaaagaaaactgaagcTGCTGACTGGCTGGGATTTCTGGGAAGTCCCCCTTCTCAAAGGGCGCAGAAGAACACTACCACTAGGGCAGAGCCTCCACTCCTCTACGCTTTCAACCTGCaggtgagattgctggatctcCTTAAACTCCCCCGGCAACCCCACTTCTGTTCAGATGGAACATGAGAATTGGGGTCTGTCATTCAGGTCAGGCCTGTCTGCCCCTACACCTCTAAGTGCAATCTCCAGGGTCAGACCACTTAAACAATCCTAAAAACCTGGCCACATCCAagggaaaagttaaaaaaaaaaaactcttctccCACCATAACCAAACAGTGACTATGCTTCTGATAAAAATCTCCAAAATAACAATGAgggggaaaatatgaaaaaaaaaaaaagccaattatcGCTACCATGGTAGTCAGCCAGATGTTAGCCTTGTCAGACCTAGGAAACTAACCCGAAACTTAGAGAAAATCCAGTCCCCCAGATGAGGGAAAGCAGGACAGGCAGGGGGCCCGAGGCAGCGACTACTCCTCAGGCCAGGGCCCACCCACAGCCTCCTTCTTGCACTATGCACCCCCAGGAGGAACTGAAGGGGGAAGCGAACGTCACACAGACCAGccacctcccaccacctcccacgGAGATCAACCCTAAACCCAATGAATGCTTTACGAACATTCAAGTGTAGACTCCAGTCTGATACGCCAGGCTGGCCTCTTTACCTTTTTTTGGAGCTGTTGGCTTTTCTGAGTCTGTGCTTCTTCCGCTCCTCttaaagtatttctcaagccCTTAGGGACAAAACGGTGAGGTTCCAGTACTTAAAGGCAAAGACCACACTCTAAACAACCAAATGTCCACAGGGGTAAGAGAGATACCAGCTCTACCCCCAGTCTTCCTGCCCAACGCTGGATGGCAGCAGAGCTGGGCAGCACCAGTCTCCCACACGCAGGGGCTTCACCTGCCCATGCCTGCTCTGCAGGGCTCCAGACGGACTACGTGACTACGTGCTCCGAGATGACTAGTCTGCACAGCATCACCACTCTGCCTCCAAACAGGAGCACAGTGCCCTCAGAGACAAAAGCTGTTCCCACGCCTTTGAGAAGCTCCACACGGCAACTTCACTGAGATATCAGAAGTGTGAGACGTGGAAAGGTACTGCAGAGCCCAGAGCAGGGAGGCCTGTGTGCGACCCAACGAGGACTCCAAAAGGAGGCACCTCATATGGGGCCTTCAGGAGGACACCTCATCGAGGGAGCCCCACTGCTCCTGCAGCCTCGTGCTGCTCAGTGAGGGGAAAGggcaggtacctttgggtggttTTGACCACAGCCACTGGGAGAATGATGCCAGTCTCACCCGGAGAGCCAACTGCTGGCAGCAGGTCCCCTGGAGGCCCTGAAATAGCAAAGCAGTTTAGCACCTTAATGTGGTGTTTTCTCACCTGGAGACACAGGCTTCAGGGGGCAGGATGCAGAGTGAGGTATGTGCTTTCGGCCTTTCTCTATCTGCTTAAAAATATGATCCAAAcagcataaagagaaattaaattcCTAGCAGACGCATGTAAGGAATTTTCATAGTTACAGCCCATGAATAGCAAAAAAAATCTATCCATTTTTTACTGGAGGCACTTTTGTTCACTGAAAACATTACAGACTAAAAACAAACACGATTACAGGAATGAAATCACAGAAAGTTAAAAAACTGAGAACTATTATGGTTTGCCTTTGATCAACCAAGACAGGAATGTTCCCATCAGACCTGTGTTTTCTTTGGTCCACGCCAGTTCTTACCATAGCTGCCAACAACAGGTCACTTAACATTAGCTAAAGACAGGACTGTGAGCAATTTAGATGCTTTGCTATTATAGCTCAAAGGCTGTTGTAACAAATATTACTGCAATAAAAACGATCATACCGAAATAAAGCAAAATCTAAGGACACCccatgtcatagattgaattgtgtcccccagacaatgtgtatcaacttggttaggccgtgattcccagtattgtgtggttgtacgccattatgtgattgtaatcttatgttaagaggattagggtgggattgtaacaccacccttactcaggtcacgtccctgatccagtgtaaagggagtttccctggggtggggcctgtgccaccttttacctctcaagagataaaaggaaagagaaacaggcagagagttggggacctcatacaaccaagaaagcagcactgggaaaaGAGTGCGCCCTTTGGATAccaggtccctgcacctgagaagctcctcggccaggcgaagtttgaggacaaggaatcttcctccagagccaacagggagagaaagccttcccctggagccgacaccctgaatctggactttaagcctactttaccatgaggaaataaatttatccTTGTTaacaccatccacctgtggtatttctgttatagcagcactaaatgaccaaGACACTCCATAATCCATGATTTGGGGCAGTACTGACTACACTCAACAAAATCCTGACAAAACCAAAGAATCTGGACCATTCCCAATACCTTATTATGAGACTGAACCCACAGATTGTACAAGCTTTTTCCACGGTGAGGCGAGTCCCTTGGGCTAGCCACAATAAACACCTTCCCCAACCTATATCTTGCTAATAAAATTATTCAAATGTCCCTCTCAAAAGTCACTGTTGGCTAAAAAAGTAAGGTAAGGTATGAGAACAATAATAAAATGAGGAACACCGGCCCCAAAGCAGACATGAGGATGAAATCGTGAAGGTGTGATGGGGGTGTTGCGGGGCGGGGGGGGTCCAGAGGAAATCCAGACaaaggagaagagaaggcagTGGTTGCTGGGCATTAGGTGGTACCCCAGGGCAGATCCTGAGAAAGTGGGTAGCATCACCCCACTGCAAGCATAGGAAAGCGGAAGTTCAGAGCAAAGGAGTGCCCGGCATAAAACCACTGGCAGATGCTTAATGGGGTCCTGGTGTGGAACGTTCCAGGGATTCTCGAGGAACACCCCAAAGAGCAAGCAGCGTTGGTGGCTCCATACAGATATTAAGTTGCTTCAAGCCCTAGAAGTACAAAGTACCACTTTTCTGGCTCCAAAGCTCTTTAAAAAAGATGCTCATTGATAAAGCATACACTGCCTTTGTTTTGATTCTGGATTTAGTACTTTGCTAACATGGTTAGGGGACACGCTACCCAGCAGGAAAGGAACAGCCTGGCCCTGAACATCAGGTCAGATAGCTCTACTCTTAAATTTAAAAGCCCAGACAtctattcaagtggccaacaaacatatgaaaagatggtcAATGTCACtagccattgttgttaggtgccactgaggcaatcctgactcctagtgaccacagaactgccccatagagtttcctaggctgtaatctttaagggagcagagagccaggtcttttctcctgcagagttgctgggtggatttgaatcgctgATCTTTGGTTAGtaaccgagcacttaactgttccaTCAACAGGACTGCTTCATTAACCATTTGTTGTTGTGTCATCACGTGGCaacagaactgctcccatagggtttcctaggctatgatctttacgggagcagattgtcaggtcttttctcccacagagccgttgagtgggttcaaaccacccatttTTCGGTTAGgagcctaacacttaaccattgtgccaccagggctcctttcatcaaCCATTAATCCACTgtagtcaagtcaattttgactcatagtgaccccacaggacagagtagaactgccctgtagagtttccaaggctgtaaatgtttacagaagcaggctgccacatctttctcctgcagagcagctggtgggttcaaactaccgacctttagggctagcagccaaacactttaaccactgtgccaccagagttcctcgcattaatcattagggagacgcaaatcaaaaccacggtatcacctcacccccattagaatgacaatgataaaaaaacaaaaaaatggaaaacaacatgtGTTGGTGAGGTTGCGGAGAAACTGAAACCCCCATTCACTCATACAACCCACTGACACtgggtctattccaactcattccaaccctatacgacagagtagaactgccccacagggtttccaaggagcacctggtagattcgaaaggccgaccttttggttagctgctgaactcttaaccactatgcctccagggtttccatcatccACTGATAAtgggaatgtaaaaaggtacaCAGCCAGTGTGGAAACCAGTgcggtggttcctcaaaaagatgAACACCCAACTACCATTACGAgacagcaatcccagtcctaggtatacacccagaaGTGAAAGCAAGAAACCTGTACactgatgttcactgcagcacttttcacaatagccaaaaggtagaaacaaccaaaatgtccgtCAATAaaagaagggataaacaaaatgcagtatatacatacaatggaatattactcagccacagaGAGAATGAAGACGTGATGTATGCCACAGTATGGATGaactttaaaaacattatgctttgCGAAATAAATGTCGCCAAACTACAAATATTGTatctcatttacatgaaataggcaagtatacagaaaccaaagattattaatggttaccagagcTGGGAAGCAGGGGGAAAGGGTGTTTTTGTTGCAAAGGcactgagtttacgttaatggttGAATAATGTGGcataacatgaaaaatgtaatcagtccCTGCTCTTCACTTTCTAGTTCCCTTGCTCTGCTTCACATTCCTTCACAGCTGTAGAACCGCCTCACATGCTACATGCTTGCTTTTTTATTGCCTCCCCTCCCACCTTTTACATGGCACGTAAACTCCACAAGGTCAGAGACAGTACAAGCAGTTCACTGGCTAAAAAATGACAACATGGAAGCCTCCAAAACATCAGCGTCCCTGGAAGATGGCTGGCTGCTGGGGTACTTACACCTTTTAACTATAACACAGATTGCTACTGCCCGCTCAGCCAGCAAGCCACCAAGCGCCCTTTCCTGTTCTGTTCACCATATCTCCAGGCTAGCAGATGCTCAACATAAATTTGTCTAATTAATGAGAGAAGGATGAATGACTGAGCCTGGGGTGGAACTCAAAGATAACCCAACTTTCTCCCTTCGTAAACAAAGACACTGCAGTCCCTGAAGTTCAGTGAGTCAGGACCCACTAGTGCTACACCAGCCTGAGCTACACACAGTACATGGCTGAATTTCAACACATGTTAACAAGGGCAACCCTCTGCCCATGGAGAAAGGGCACTGCTTCCAGATATTGCTGGGAGCAACTTAAAACTAACTTAAATCTGTCTTTACTGCCTTCCAAAACAAatagaaattaaaggaaaaagtTTATTCCCGAAGACAGGACAGAAAATAAACACATGGGACCCTTCCTATTTTAGTGCTGCCTGAAGATCATGGTATTTTCCTGGAAACAAACTTAACCGTTCCACATTAgaccaatttaaaaaagaaaaaaatcaatgtgaTCACTGCCTACCGGTAAGTAGGAATAAAAAGCAAccttaaaacaaagaataattCCATAGTGTCTCACCTAAAGGAAGGAGTATAACACAGTTGTTACGACTGAGGCACTGAAACTGGACCGACCTGAACTGCAAGACCACCTTTGGTCTTGCTTCATCTTCCATAGAGTTACTGGCAGTACCTGCCTGCGGGACCGGTGCAggacttaaattaaaaaaaaaaaaaaaatgagatagccCATGTAAAACCCGCAGCACATAAGCGCTCGAGCAGTGTGTTACATTATTAAAGAAGTGGAGTCGGGATCAACCGATGCTCATGGAATAAAGAAAGCCTAACAATTTACAAACTCTCACGTCCATTAACACATCTGCTTCATAAACAACCTGGACAGTTATATATCAGAGGTTTTATCACTGCTGAGCACCCGAGAAAACCGGAGCTCGCAGTTCGGAGTGAGTTGCCCGAAATGACCTGGTTGGTTGGTGGTGAAGCGGGACTCAAAACGCAAATCGCTCAACGTCTGGTTATTTGGAGGATATGGGAGCACTTGTTCAGTTTCTGAGGGACGTGGACAATGTGCCGGGAACCCGGGAAAGAGCGGTAATTTGGATGGAAAGAGTCGCGGGAGGAGCTCGGAAAACTAAAGGGCGCGAGAGGGGCCAGGCAGCGGGAGATTGAGGCCAAAGAGACAACCAGCCTCAGCCACCGGCTTTCGGCCACCGCCGCTGAGGCGTGGCCACTCAGACCCGGAAGGTGGCTGCTCCCCGGCTCCCCGCGCCGGCCGGCGCATAGCAATGGCGTCACCGCCGCGTAGAGCGCAGCCAGTGCCCGCCCCCGCCCGGAACCGGCAAACAGCGCCCCCTACTCACCCGCCAGGCGGTGCCGAGGGCCCTCACGCCTGTCCCTACTGTTCTGCCGCCGCGTAGGCCACCACCGCATCGCCACAGCACTGCCAGCGGCCCGACCACTGCTCGACTGCTGGCCGCCGCCACCAGCCGGTGCGACATTCCCCTCCCCCGCGTTCGCGCCGCTCTCGCGCACGCACGCGCGGCGCCAAAGAGGTCATAGTCACCAAAGACCTTTGCGCCTGCGCCGGGGTCACAGGCGCCGGCTCGGGGACCTCTCTTTAGGTGTCTACTTCACCGCTTGACACGCTAAGGGTGTAAACACGAGCTCTGCTTTACCCTACGCAGACATCTGAGCgcagaagacctggtgactgacTCTGACTAGGTGCTAAACGGATACCCAGCTCCTTTAGACTTTTTAAAAGTCGAGTATATCCAAGGACACCTACTTCCGGGGTCCTCCATAGGAGCGGCTCACAAAAGTGAGCACTTTCTGCGCTCTCCGTGAGCTGGCGGCCCCTGCTAGCGGAGTTGCTGCGCCGCTGGACTGGACGGTTGCTGCGGTATACCCGAGGAGCAAAGGAACTGGCTCAGTATATGTTATACCACATTACTCCCCTTGACGGATTGCTTTTTAGTTCTCTGGAGCCACAGAAATCCGTGGTTTTGATGGTCCTGCAGCTGTGCTGTCCGAGAATTTGGACCCCAGAGGCCCACGGTGCTGCCTCTCCCTGGGCAGTGTAGCTAGGCAGGCCCGTGGTGCCCTCTCCCACGTCTGCAGGGACATCGGCCTACGCCTCCTTGATTTTCTTCTCAGATTCTGCCAGAGTGGCCAAAGGCCTTCTTACGCCCGAGACTGCTGTAGTTGTATTACATTTTGGAGATCAAGATGCCTGGGAAAAGGTCTCTAAATCCAACTGTCATCCCAAGTGCCAAAAGGGAACGGAAGGCAATTACCCTTGACATCAAATTAGAAGTGTTAAGACGATTTGAAGTGGGTGAGAAGCTCAGCCAGATCGCAAAGGCCTTAGGCCTCGCTGTCTCCACGGTGGCGACCATCCgtgataataaagaaaaaattaaagcaagttcACGAATAGCTACACCTTTGAGAGCCTCTCGGCTGACTCGCCACCGGAGTGCAGTGATGGAGAACATGGAGCGGTTGTTGAGCGTGTGGCTCGAAGACCAGAGCCAGCGGAATGTGCCCCTGAGTGTCTCCATCATTCAGGAGAAGGCTAAGAGCTTGTTTGATGACTTACAGCGTGAACAGGGTGAAAGCTCTCAAGCAGAAAAGTTTAATGCAAGTAAAGGGTGGTTTGCGAGGTTCAAGGAGCGCCATTGTTTACCCCACTTCAAGATGAACAGCACTCCTCTCAGCAGCAATGTGGATGCGTATCcagaagtgttgaaaagcatcaTCGAAGAAGGTGAGTACACCCCCCAGCAAGTTTTTAACGTAGATGAGACCGGGCTTTATTGGAAGAGGATGCCGGAAGGAACGTTTATTTCTGTGGAGGAGAAAGCTGAGCCAGGGTTTAAATCATCGAAAGATCGCTTGATGCTTCTTCTTGGTGGCAACGCAGCTGGGGACTTCAAGTTGAAACCCCTGCTGGTATACCACTTGGAAAACCCTGCAGCTCTGAAGGGGTACTCGAAGCCCAACTTGCCTGTGATTTGGCGCTCAAACAAAAAGGCTTGGGCCACCAGGGGCATCTTCCATGAATGGTTCACGTACTTCTTTTGTCCTGCAGTTGAAAAATACTGTGCTCAAAATAATCTCACCACCAAAGCATTGCTCATCCTAGACAGCGCACCATGCCACCCAGTGAACCTGAGTGATCTGTCTGATAACGTAAGAGTAGAGTACCTTCATGACAGTACAGCTGATGCAGTCCAGCCCATGGGTCAAGGTGTGGCCTCCGCCTTTAAAGCTCATTACCTGAAAAGGACTTTTGAACACATCCTGGAAGCAACCGGCGGGGAGGATAAGGCTACAATCAGGGAGTTTTGGAGGAACTATGACATTATGGATGCTGTGGACAACATTGCAGTAGCTTGGGAGGAGCTCAAACCAGCAACAATGAACAATGTATGGAAGAAGATTTGGCCTGAGTGTGTTCGCTTCCAGAGTTTTTCCCAAACAGATAGCATTGCATGGCTTCAGCAAAACATTGTGACCCTTGCCAAGAATATGGCCTTTGAAGAGGTTATAAATGCTGACGTGGGCCAGTTGCTGCGGTCCCACGAAGAAGATCTCTCAAATGAGGAGCTGATGCAGCTGGAGCAGGAAcggaaagcaggagaggaagagagTGAAGATGATCCCGCTGCCCTGCGGCAGTTGACCACAGAAGCTTTGTCGGTGGCCTTCTCACATTTTGAGGCTGGCTTGCAGATCCTCACCAGTAACAGCCCTCACGATGAGTGGAAATTGAAAGTTTCAAGAGCAATCAATGATGCAATAAACTGCTACAGAGAATTGTACAATGAGAAAAAGCGACGATCAAAGCAGCTGTCTTAGGTCATTTTTCAGTGTGTGTATCCAAAAGTTAACCAAGGTAAAGCCAGAAGCAGCACGCTGACCTCAACAGATGAGGCCCAGGCAAGTCTTTCTGCTTCCAGAAACCCTGTTTCTGGTATTTTTCATGTTGACACTTGAAAGTGTTAAATTTTATcattaaaatttcatttaaatgtGTGTTTTAAAAAGATTGCATGCAAGAATAAccaggaaaacatttttaaaaggctaCAAGGGAGGGACTGACCCTGGTGGACATTAAAACATGGTCTGAAGCCCCTGTCATAATAGCAGGTGGTTCTGGTGTGTGAACAGTCAGACCTGTGGAACAGAATAGGGAGTCCAGAAATCAACCCAAGACTGTATGATAAAGGTGACATCTCAAACCACTGGGCaaagatgaattttttttatcttggtgcACAGCTGGGTAGccatttggaaaaagataaaatGACAACCATACCTCACAGCATCCTCCAAATGGATCAGGGTTCTACAGGTAAAAAGTGGGAACCATACAAGTGCTGGAAAACATGGGTGATTCCTCCTTAACCTGGGTATCAGGAAAGGCTTTCCAACTATGACTTAAAATCTAgatgcaataaaaaagaaaagattatcaATTTGGctgtataaaaatgtaaaaagtaaTAAAACTTTTCCATGGAAAGAAAACACAAGATCAAAAGACAATTGATAAATTGGGAGAAAATGATTTGCAACATGTATCACAGATACCAGGCTAGTATTCCCAATGTGTAAAAAAACTCTTAAGGATGGAGAGGAAAAAAGACTAAAAAccaaaatagaaaaatgggcGGGAAACAATGCATAAATAAGGTTCTTAAatgtatgaaaagatgttcaatctcgcttaaaatcagaaaaattcaAATTGAAAAGACATACCATTTCTCACCAGATTAGCTGATAACAAAGTATGACAGCACCTTCTGTTGGTAAAGCTGTGGGTTAACATTGcctcttatacattgctgatggggTGCAAATTGGTACAACCGTTTGGAGGGGTATTTGacactttaattaaaaaagatatcttttgactcagcaatcccactcttaggattGTGCCCTGATGATACAACTCTAACAAAAAATAACATGTACACGAGGTTACTCAGtgcagcattgtttgtaatgGCAAAAAATAGGAAACAACTAAATAGTGGTTTCATGAAGGAATGGTAATTCTACACACTAGAGTATAAGGCAGCTCTAAATAATAGTAGTAATGATAATAGGAAGAGGAAGAACTCTATGGACTGACATGGAGTTGTTTCCAAGTTAtactgttaagtgaaaaaagcaataTGCAAAAGGTGTAGTATGCTACTTTTTGTGGAAAATAAAggcaaaataagaaaatatatgcgTATCTTATTCATTTGTACAAAATGAAGCACAGAAAGGAGAAACCAGAGACTAATAAGATTGGTTGCAGGGGGAAAGGATGACACTTCTCTGAGTATACCTTTTGTAAAGTTCTGATTTTTGGAACCGTGTTAATATGTCaaacataaaaagtaaaatacacAAGGATGGGAGGAAAAACCATAAAATGGACATTACCTGAACCATATTTCAAAtaaataaccacaaagaaaggtgataaatACTAAACCAAGTACACTGGGAACACTATATTTTGACTAAGAAtctctggtggtgtggtggttaaatgctcagctactaactgaaaggtcggaggtttgaatccaccagccactatgcgggagaaagatatagcagtctgcttccataaaagatttatgaccttggaaaccctatagagcagttctactctgtcctacagggccactgtcatggattgaattttgtccccccaaaatatgtgtcaacttgtctaggctgtgatttccagtatagtgtggttgtcttccattttgtgatctactgtaattatcctacgtgttgtaaatactagcccctgtgatgttaatgagacaggacacaatctacaggaatAGGTTGTAtttcttgagtcaacctcttttgagatataaaagaagcaagcagagaggagagagaccttctaccaccaagaaagaagagccaggagtgggtgggtcctttgaacctgagacccctgtgctgagaaactcctagactcaGGAAAGGATTGGTGGCAAGGACCTTTACCCAGAGCAGACAAAGAAAGCCTTAccgtggagctggtgccctgaattcagacttacagcctcataaactatgagagaataaatttctctcacagaaagccttccacttgtatttctgttaaagctgcCCAAGATAAcacggtagctatgagtcagaatccactcagtggcagtgggtttgaccTTGGTTATATTTTGACTATATACCCTCAAgctaaagacttaaaaaaaaaaaaaaaactggaaacaaatacTGAGCTCTGGTTAGTAGGCTGCTTTTTCACAGAGGCATAGCTCAGCAGTTCTGAAATTTCATGTGTTGTAAGATAgagcaaataagtaaataattgtGAAAAATGGAGCCAGTTTTCTCACTGTCAAGGAAGGGAATtacaaatatgaaaaagaaaacgaCAAAATGAACCCTGTGGTCTTGGTTTTAAATTAGACATCAGTGCAATCGCATGTTTTTTTATGTAGTTAtgatgccctggtggtgcggtggttaagagctcagctgctaaccaaaaggttggcagttcgaattcaccagctgctccttggaaaccctatggagcagttctactctgtcctcctgtagggtcactatgagtagtaatcaacctgacggcaactggttttgtttgtttttttttttggtttatggcacagtggttaagtgcttggctgctgactaaaaggtcagcagtccgaacccaccagccactctgcaggagaaagatgtggcagcctgcttccctaaagatttatagctttggaaaccatatggggcagctctactgtacagtggctatgagtcataatcaactcaatgacaatgggtttgtttgtttttcaaaggTATAGTTGTGTGGGGTGATATTTCCTAGCTCTGGC
The Loxodonta africana isolate mLoxAfr1 chromosome 21, mLoxAfr1.hap2, whole genome shotgun sequence DNA segment above includes these coding regions:
- the CENPBD1 gene encoding tigger transposable element-derived protein 1 — protein: MPGKRSLNPTVIPSAKRERKAITLDIKLEVLRRFEVGEKLSQIAKALGLAVSTVATIRDNKEKIKASSRIATPLRASRLTRHRSAVMENMERLLSVWLEDQSQRNVPLSVSIIQEKAKSLFDDLQREQGESSQAEKFNASKGWFARFKERHCLPHFKMNSTPLSSNVDAYPEVLKSIIEEGEYTPQQVFNVDETGLYWKRMPEGTFISVEEKAEPGFKSSKDRLMLLLGGNAAGDFKLKPLLVYHLENPAALKGYSKPNLPVIWRSNKKAWATRGIFHEWFTYFFCPAVEKYCAQNNLTTKALLILDSAPCHPVNLSDLSDNVRVEYLHDSTADAVQPMGQGVASAFKAHYLKRTFEHILEATGGEDKATIREFWRNYDIMDAVDNIAVAWEELKPATMNNVWKKIWPECVRFQSFSQTDSIAWLQQNIVTLAKNMAFEEVINADVGQLLRSHEEDLSNEELMQLEQERKAGEEESEDDPAALRQLTTEALSVAFSHFEAGLQILTSNSPHDEWKLKVSRAINDAINCYRELYNEKKRRSKQLS